The Aeromicrobium senzhongii genome includes a window with the following:
- a CDS encoding acyl-CoA dehydrogenase family protein: MDPVQRIPENQAVPFDDVNIATADLPLMDAVRALGADQAGQIHTYLEPIGALAGTAEAREHWHLANAYLPVHEPVDRFGRRIDEIRFHPSWHWLMERGVGFGLTAEPWTSDRPAAHLRRAAGFYTWGQVEQGHMCPITMTYAVVPALRTDPELAAQWTPGLASTTYDFGLRAPQDKAGLLAGMGMTEKQGGSDLRINSTLAKATDVRGEYRLTGHKWFTSAAMNDVFLVLAQTDAGSTCFVVPRVLPDGSRNPLTIVRLKDKLGNKSNASSELEFEDTWAVRLGEEGRGIRTILEMVSATRMDCILGSASIMRKAFAEAAWHARHRSAFGARLIDQPAMVGVLADLALESEAGMLAGLRLAAAMDRPDDEHERNLRRIGLALEKYWVCKRTPMMVGEALECLGGNGYAEESGMPLLFRESPLNSIWEGSGNVNALDVLRALSREDGALEAWRTEVGTVRGEDARLDAAVSEVLQRLADPHDAAASARWLASRMAAILQGALMIRYSTPAAADAFCASRLGGQWAGTFGTLPRGLDLEAIVERAQPAV; the protein is encoded by the coding sequence ATGGATCCCGTGCAGCGCATCCCCGAGAACCAGGCCGTGCCCTTCGACGACGTCAACATCGCGACGGCGGACCTCCCCCTGATGGATGCGGTTCGCGCCCTCGGCGCGGACCAGGCGGGCCAGATCCATACCTACCTCGAGCCCATCGGCGCACTGGCCGGCACCGCCGAGGCACGGGAACACTGGCACCTGGCCAATGCCTATCTGCCGGTCCACGAGCCGGTCGACCGGTTCGGCCGGCGGATCGACGAGATCCGCTTCCACCCCTCGTGGCACTGGCTGATGGAGCGCGGCGTCGGCTTCGGCCTCACCGCCGAGCCGTGGACGTCCGACCGGCCGGCGGCTCACCTGCGCCGCGCTGCGGGCTTCTACACCTGGGGCCAGGTCGAACAGGGACACATGTGCCCGATCACAATGACGTACGCGGTCGTCCCGGCCCTGCGCACCGACCCCGAGCTCGCGGCGCAGTGGACCCCCGGCCTGGCCTCCACCACCTACGACTTCGGCCTGCGCGCTCCGCAGGACAAGGCGGGCCTCCTCGCCGGCATGGGCATGACCGAGAAGCAGGGCGGCTCGGACCTGCGCATCAACAGCACCTTGGCCAAGGCCACGGACGTCCGGGGCGAGTACCGACTCACGGGCCACAAGTGGTTCACCTCGGCGGCGATGAACGACGTGTTCCTCGTCCTGGCCCAGACCGACGCCGGCTCCACGTGCTTCGTCGTCCCGCGCGTGCTGCCCGACGGCTCGCGCAATCCGCTGACGATCGTGCGCCTCAAGGACAAGCTGGGCAACAAGTCGAACGCCTCCAGCGAGCTGGAGTTCGAGGACACGTGGGCCGTGCGCCTGGGCGAGGAGGGTCGTGGGATCCGCACGATCCTCGAGATGGTCTCGGCCACGCGGATGGACTGCATCCTCGGATCGGCCTCGATCATGCGCAAGGCGTTCGCCGAGGCGGCCTGGCACGCTCGACACCGGTCGGCCTTCGGCGCCCGCCTGATCGACCAGCCCGCCATGGTCGGCGTGCTGGCCGACCTGGCGCTCGAGTCCGAGGCCGGCATGCTCGCGGGACTGCGACTCGCCGCCGCCATGGACCGCCCCGACGACGAGCACGAGCGCAACCTGCGGCGCATCGGACTGGCCCTGGAGAAGTACTGGGTCTGCAAGCGCACGCCGATGATGGTCGGCGAGGCGCTGGAGTGCCTCGGCGGCAACGGCTATGCCGAGGAGTCGGGCATGCCACTGCTGTTCCGCGAGTCGCCCCTGAACTCGATCTGGGAGGGCAGCGGCAACGTGAACGCCCTCGACGTCCTGCGGGCGCTCTCGCGCGAGGACGGCGCCCTCGAGGCCTGGCGCACCGAGGTCGGCACGGTCCGCGGCGAGGACGCCCGGCTCGACGCCGCCGTGTCCGAGGTCCTCCAGCGGCTGGCCGACCCCCACGACGCCGCGGCCTCGGCGCGCTGGCTGGCGTCGCGGATGGCGGCCATCTTGCAGGGGGCGTTGATGATCCGGTACTCCACCCCTGCGGCGGCCGACGCGTTCTGCGCCTCACGGCTCGGCGGCCAGTGGGCAGGCACCTTCGGCACCCTGCCCCGCGGACTCGATCTGGAGGCGATCGTCGAGAGGGCCCAACCGGCCGTGTGA
- a CDS encoding zinc ribbon domain-containing protein, whose amino-acid sequence MSTRVDTEEIATTRSERVLAVVLALFLLVGTVWFYVQVPEWVDDALSQGDTSSLNAAESIENEKDEARWAAESARDDAQAALNLEREEYKVALQEGSGVAEARADYDEAKVEYNRRQAELKQANAEWDAASQKADEARAHQERASRSGSSAWLVAGIRLVFIAGWMVGAYQLLAWLRRRESRYVTLVYSGAIVGAVMALVFAVDYITDYIDPLDLGPFVLSAIGVVATVIAFRVLQRYLAARLPGRRVRKGECPFCGFPLREAGLADGPHCGGCGRDVVAPCSTCHAPRRVGSSFCARCGTA is encoded by the coding sequence ATGAGCACCCGAGTCGACACCGAGGAGATCGCGACCACACGCAGCGAACGCGTGCTGGCGGTCGTCCTCGCGCTGTTCCTGTTGGTGGGAACCGTCTGGTTCTACGTCCAGGTGCCCGAGTGGGTCGACGACGCGCTGTCACAGGGCGACACCTCCTCGCTGAACGCCGCGGAGTCGATCGAGAACGAGAAGGACGAGGCACGCTGGGCCGCCGAGTCGGCCCGGGACGACGCCCAGGCGGCGCTCAACCTGGAGCGTGAGGAGTACAAGGTGGCGCTGCAGGAGGGCAGCGGCGTCGCCGAGGCGCGAGCCGACTACGACGAGGCGAAGGTGGAGTACAACCGTCGTCAGGCCGAGCTGAAGCAGGCGAACGCCGAGTGGGACGCGGCGTCGCAGAAGGCGGATGAGGCGCGTGCGCACCAGGAGCGCGCGAGCCGCTCCGGGTCGAGCGCATGGCTGGTGGCCGGCATCCGGCTGGTCTTCATCGCCGGCTGGATGGTCGGTGCCTATCAGCTGCTCGCATGGTTGCGCCGGCGCGAATCGCGCTACGTCACGCTCGTGTACTCCGGTGCGATCGTCGGCGCGGTCATGGCGCTGGTCTTCGCCGTGGACTACATCACCGACTACATCGACCCGCTGGACCTCGGCCCGTTCGTGCTCTCGGCGATCGGCGTCGTCGCGACCGTCATCGCGTTCCGTGTCCTGCAGCGCTACCTGGCCGCGAGGCTGCCAGGCCGCCGGGTGCGCAAGGGGGAGTGCCCGTTCTGCGGCTTCCCGCTGCGCGAGGCGGGGCTGGCGGACGGTCCTCACTGCGGCGGGTGTGGGCGCGACGTCGTGGCGCCGTGCTCGACGTGTCATGCGCCGCGACGCGTGGGCTCGTCGTTCTGCGCCCGCTGCGGCACGGCGTGA
- a CDS encoding helix-turn-helix domain-containing protein, producing the protein MRGPIEHDHFYEGIAQQVVEQRTLRRLSQRELADLCGTTQSAIARFESGSRPPKLDTLLRIAAALDCELNVTFRPRTRPVKES; encoded by the coding sequence ATGCGAGGACCGATCGAGCACGACCACTTCTACGAGGGCATCGCCCAGCAGGTGGTGGAGCAGCGCACGCTGCGTCGACTCTCGCAGCGTGAGCTGGCCGACCTGTGCGGCACGACCCAATCGGCCATCGCCCGATTCGAGTCCGGCTCACGCCCGCCGAAACTCGACACCCTGCTGCGCATCGCCGCTGCACTCGACTGCGAGCTGAACGTGACGTTCCGCCCTCGCACCCGACCCGTGAAGGAGTCCTGA